A part of Winslowiella toletana genomic DNA contains:
- a CDS encoding YdgA family protein: protein MKKTKIAVGVVVALGIIWTGGAWFTGKQLESHMDTLVQNANAQLNNIAPDSRLKVSYQDYQRGLFSSHAKLVVQASSQTEDNALLKPGQSIVLNETIDHGPFPFAQLKKFNLIPSMASVHTELENTEAVKGLFEVTKGVSVIQADTRIGYSGATASAITLLPLDYQNATSGQRFAWNGGTLNVDADAQGDKVSFDGNLDSVAITSKNQMGMPVLFTLNGLKATANTHLSPQGVRIGDQGIDLKKLTASVNGQEAVTLEGLKGNSRFDSDNKAVSGQIDYTLDNLKMQNQSFGQGKLAMKLSQFDGEALKTFSENYNAQVQALLNQPGIAEDPLRYQQGMNQILATNLPTLLKGDPIVTIAPLSWKNDKGESSFNLAVNFKDPATASGEAQNINQAADRVLKSLDGKLVISMDMATELMTHVAIAEGHSQEESARLAEQQVKGLAAMGQMFKLTTQQDNNIVTSLQYTSGQVTMNGEKMPLDQFLSRYMLGGMSAQPQGLPAE from the coding sequence ATGAAAAAGACCAAGATTGCAGTAGGTGTAGTGGTTGCACTGGGCATTATCTGGACCGGCGGCGCCTGGTTTACCGGCAAGCAGCTCGAAAGCCATATGGATACCCTGGTGCAGAACGCCAATGCCCAGCTGAACAATATTGCGCCCGACAGTCGCCTGAAAGTGAGCTATCAGGACTATCAGCGCGGTCTGTTTAGCAGCCACGCTAAACTGGTGGTGCAGGCCAGCTCGCAGACGGAAGATAACGCGCTGCTGAAGCCGGGCCAGAGCATCGTGCTGAACGAAACCATCGACCATGGTCCCTTCCCGTTCGCCCAGCTGAAAAAATTTAACCTGATTCCGAGTATGGCGTCAGTGCATACCGAGCTGGAAAACACTGAAGCGGTTAAAGGACTGTTTGAAGTGACCAAAGGTGTTTCCGTGATTCAGGCGGATACCCGCATTGGTTACAGCGGCGCCACCGCTTCGGCAATCACCCTGCTGCCGCTCGATTATCAGAATGCCACCAGCGGACAGCGCTTTGCGTGGAATGGCGGTACGCTGAATGTTGATGCTGATGCGCAAGGCGATAAAGTCAGCTTTGATGGCAATCTCGACAGTGTCGCAATCACCAGCAAAAATCAGATGGGTATGCCAGTGCTGTTTACGCTGAACGGCCTGAAAGCGACGGCGAATACTCACCTTAGCCCACAGGGCGTGCGTATTGGCGATCAGGGCATCGATCTGAAAAAGCTGACTGCTTCGGTTAATGGTCAGGAAGCGGTGACGCTGGAAGGCCTGAAAGGCAATTCGCGCTTTGATTCTGATAATAAAGCGGTGTCCGGTCAGATTGATTACACCCTTGATAACCTGAAAATGCAGAACCAGTCGTTTGGTCAGGGTAAACTGGCGATGAAACTGTCGCAGTTCGACGGTGAGGCGCTGAAGACCTTCTCTGAGAATTACAATGCTCAGGTACAGGCGCTGCTGAATCAACCAGGCATTGCCGAAGATCCACTGCGTTATCAGCAAGGAATGAACCAGATCCTGGCTACCAATTTGCCAACCCTGCTGAAAGGCGACCCGATCGTCACCATCGCGCCTCTGAGCTGGAAGAACGATAAAGGTGAGAGCAGCTTTAACCTGGCGGTTAACTTTAAAGATCCGGCCACCGCCAGCGGTGAAGCGCAGAATATCAACCAGGCCGCCGATCGCGTGCTGAAAAGCCTCGACGGCAAACTGGTGATCTCAATGGATATGGCCACCGAGCTGATGACCCATGTGGCGATAGCTGAAGGTCATTCGCAGGAAGAGTCCGCCAGACTGGCGGAACAACAGGTGAAAGGCCTGGCGGCGATGGGCCAGATGTTTAAGCTGACCACGCAGCAGGATAATAATATCGTTACCAGCCTGCAATACACCAGCGGCCAGGTCACCATGAACGGTGAGAAAATGCCGCTCGACC
- the manA gene encoding mannose-6-phosphate isomerase, with protein MQKLLNSLQNYAWGSKTALTELYGIANPDNLPMAEVWMGAHPKSSSAVEIDGETRSLRSVIDSDKTRLLGAKVAERFGELPFLFKVLCADQPLSIQVHPSKAAAEVGFAKENAAGIDLNAANRNYKDANHKPELVYALTPFLAINGFRENREIVSLLQPVAGAHPAIAHFLQQPDAENLAQLFASLLSLDGEEKSLALGVLKSALSSQQGQPWDTIKAIAEVYPDDSGLFSPLLLNVIELQPGEAMFLFAETPHAYLQGVALEVMANSDNVLRAGLTPKYIDIPELLANVRFSASPFAGLLTQPEVNGNSLNFPIPVDDFAFAIHTLDKTPAALDQQSAAILFCIEGEAVIANGDQQLVLQPGESCFIAADETSVTISGSGRIAQAYNTL; from the coding sequence ATGCAAAAGTTGCTCAATTCGTTGCAAAACTACGCATGGGGTAGCAAAACTGCCCTCACCGAGCTGTATGGTATTGCCAATCCCGACAATCTGCCGATGGCGGAAGTATGGATGGGCGCGCACCCGAAGAGCAGTTCTGCGGTAGAGATTGACGGGGAAACGCGTAGCCTGCGCAGCGTGATCGACAGTGATAAAACGCGTCTGCTGGGGGCAAAAGTTGCCGAACGTTTTGGTGAACTGCCTTTTCTGTTTAAAGTCCTGTGCGCCGATCAGCCGCTATCGATTCAGGTGCATCCAAGCAAAGCCGCCGCAGAAGTGGGCTTTGCGAAAGAGAACGCGGCCGGTATCGATCTGAACGCGGCTAACCGTAACTATAAAGATGCTAACCACAAACCTGAACTGGTGTATGCCCTGACGCCGTTCCTCGCGATTAACGGCTTCCGTGAAAACCGCGAAATTGTTTCCCTGCTGCAACCGGTCGCGGGCGCGCATCCGGCAATTGCTCATTTTCTGCAGCAGCCCGATGCCGAAAATCTTGCGCAGCTGTTTGCCAGTCTGCTTTCGCTGGACGGTGAAGAGAAGTCGCTGGCGCTTGGCGTGCTGAAATCAGCGCTTAGCAGCCAGCAGGGCCAGCCGTGGGATACCATTAAAGCGATTGCGGAAGTCTATCCGGATGACAGCGGTCTGTTCTCGCCACTGCTGCTGAATGTGATTGAGCTGCAACCTGGCGAAGCGATGTTCCTGTTTGCCGAAACGCCACATGCATACCTGCAGGGTGTCGCGCTGGAAGTGATGGCCAACTCTGATAACGTCTTACGTGCCGGGCTGACGCCAAAATATATCGATATCCCTGAACTGCTGGCAAATGTACGCTTTAGCGCCAGCCCGTTCGCCGGATTGCTGACGCAACCTGAAGTTAACGGCAACAGCCTGAACTTCCCGATTCCGGTTGATGATTTTGCCTTCGCCATCCATACGCTGGATAAGACGCCTGCAGCCTTAGACCAGCAGAGCGCGGCAATTCTGTTCTGTATCGAAGGCGAAGCGGTTATCGCGAATGGCGATCAGCAGCTGGTGCTGCAGCCTGGCGAGTCCTGCTTTATCGCGGCCGATGAGACGTCTGTCACCATCAGCGGCAGCGGACGCATCGCACAGGCCTATAATACTTTGTAA